From a region of the Paenibacillus sp. R14(2021) genome:
- a CDS encoding L-threonylcarbamoyladenylate synthase — MKIPVRNTTNWHVDSHSPDREQLKPAAERLKSGGTVAFPTETVYGLGADARRTEAVERIFEAKGRPSDNPLIVHIADRAQLAELTEPLATEAAAQLAGRLMDRFWPGPLTFVLPVKPGAVSPRVTAGLDTVAVRMPAHPVALALIAASGCPLAAPSANRSGRPSPTLASHVRDDLDGRIDGIVDGGAAGVGLESTVVEIVDGGTVRMLRPGGVTAEALREAGAEVVYDAVAAPESSSNAADAQAPRSPGMKYAHYAPQGLMQLVKGDAEAVSAWIGAQVREARKNGERTGVLAFAEHAARYDADCVLVVGSLARLDSVAHGLYASLREFDAQGIQRIWAETCPEQGIGHALMNRLAKAAGHAVIEV; from the coding sequence ATGAAGATACCTGTACGAAACACAACCAATTGGCATGTAGACAGCCATTCGCCGGATCGCGAGCAGTTGAAGCCCGCAGCGGAACGGCTTAAGTCTGGCGGAACCGTAGCCTTTCCGACGGAAACCGTGTACGGTCTGGGAGCAGACGCGCGGCGCACGGAAGCGGTGGAACGGATTTTCGAGGCTAAGGGCAGGCCGTCCGACAATCCGCTTATCGTTCATATCGCGGACCGTGCGCAGCTCGCGGAATTGACGGAGCCGCTCGCAACCGAAGCTGCCGCGCAGCTGGCCGGACGGCTCATGGACCGCTTCTGGCCGGGGCCGCTCACGTTCGTGCTGCCGGTGAAGCCCGGGGCGGTATCGCCGCGTGTGACCGCCGGGCTGGACACCGTTGCGGTGCGGATGCCCGCGCATCCCGTCGCGCTTGCGCTGATTGCGGCGTCGGGCTGCCCGCTCGCCGCGCCGAGCGCGAACCGTTCGGGCCGCCCGAGCCCAACGCTGGCTTCGCATGTACGCGACGATCTGGACGGCCGCATCGACGGCATCGTCGACGGCGGGGCAGCGGGTGTCGGCTTGGAATCCACCGTCGTCGAGATCGTGGACGGCGGAACGGTTCGCATGCTGCGTCCGGGCGGGGTCACCGCTGAAGCCCTGCGGGAAGCAGGCGCTGAGGTCGTCTACGACGCGGTTGCCGCGCCGGAGAGCAGCTCGAACGCGGCAGACGCGCAAGCGCCCCGCTCGCCCGGCATGAAATACGCGCATTACGCGCCGCAAGGGCTCATGCAGCTGGTCAAAGGCGACGCCGAAGCGGTCTCCGCCTGGATCGGGGCGCAGGTCCGCGAGGCGCGCAAGAACGGCGAGCGCACGGGCGTGCTCGCCTTCGCCGAGCATGCCGCTCGGTACGACGCCGACTGCGTGCTCGTCGTCGGCAGCCTCGCGCGGCTTGATTCCGTCGCGCACGGCTTATACGCCTCGCTGCGCGAGTTCGATGCGCAGGGCATTCAGCGCATCTGGGCCGAGACGTGCCCCGAGCAAGGCATCGGGCACGCGCTGATGAACCGCTTGGCCAAAGCCGCCGGCCACGCGGTCATCGAGGTCTAG
- a CDS encoding MDR family MFS transporter produces the protein MQSSEPQKQIRILPIMIAVFFGSFVSVLNVSTINIAIPVLTNQFHTELSTVQWTLTGFLLAMGTFAPITGYFGERFSYKRLFIFAMSGFTLTSVLCALAWNAESLIAFRILQGAFTGMVSPITMAIVYQIIPREKQAMAISFWAASAMLAPALGPTYAGWLLDNMSWQWLFWFNVPIAVAGIALIMAYIPYYRLNVPKKFDLIGFITVIISSSTLLVALSHGREWGWSSWQTLTLFICGIVFLILFIWRELTAETPLLNLRVLAISRYSIALVVSSIITISLYSGTFLTPVFLQNIQQVTPLETGLILLPASLAMALMMPFVGKLYTLTSPRVLLSIGILLMAAGTLPLSWLSVDISHKYIVFCMVIRNIGISFSMMPASNAGMQAVPKHLSGHASSLNNWVRNVFGSFSIAVFTSLLSSRAVHHAQDFVKAGVKDQAHIRVMSFTMSVNDVYFIAMLIVLVALPVCLFLPRLKPQEEKLEKAA, from the coding sequence ATGCAATCGTCCGAACCACAGAAGCAGATCCGCATTTTGCCGATCATGATTGCCGTTTTCTTCGGCAGCTTCGTGTCGGTCCTTAATGTCAGTACGATCAATATCGCGATTCCCGTGCTCACGAATCAATTCCACACGGAGCTAAGTACCGTGCAGTGGACACTCACCGGCTTCCTGCTCGCCATGGGCACGTTCGCCCCGATTACCGGGTATTTCGGCGAAAGGTTCAGCTATAAGCGGCTGTTTATTTTCGCGATGTCCGGGTTCACGCTCACAAGTGTTTTGTGCGCGCTGGCTTGGAACGCAGAATCGCTCATTGCTTTTCGCATTTTGCAAGGCGCGTTCACCGGCATGGTCTCGCCGATTACGATGGCGATCGTCTACCAAATCATCCCTCGCGAGAAGCAAGCCATGGCCATCAGCTTCTGGGCCGCTTCGGCCATGCTTGCGCCGGCGCTCGGACCCACGTACGCGGGCTGGCTGCTGGACAATATGAGCTGGCAGTGGCTGTTCTGGTTCAACGTACCGATCGCAGTTGCCGGCATCGCGCTGATCATGGCGTATATTCCTTACTATCGGCTTAATGTGCCGAAGAAATTCGATCTGATCGGCTTCATCACCGTCATCATCAGCAGCTCCACGCTGCTTGTTGCGCTGTCGCACGGCCGCGAGTGGGGCTGGTCATCCTGGCAGACGCTGACGTTGTTCATCTGCGGCATCGTCTTCTTAATCCTGTTCATCTGGCGCGAGCTGACGGCAGAGACGCCGCTGCTCAATCTGCGCGTGCTTGCGATCAGCCGCTATTCCATCGCGCTCGTCGTTTCCAGCATCATTACGATCAGCCTGTACTCTGGTACGTTCCTAACCCCGGTCTTCCTGCAAAATATCCAGCAGGTTACGCCGCTCGAAACGGGCCTGATCCTGCTCCCCGCGTCGCTTGCGATGGCGCTCATGATGCCGTTCGTTGGAAAACTCTATACGTTGACGAGTCCGCGCGTCCTGCTTTCGATCGGCATATTGCTGATGGCCGCAGGCACGCTGCCGCTCAGCTGGCTGAGCGTCGATATTTCACACAAGTACATCGTATTCTGTATGGTGATCCGCAATATTGGCATCTCGTTTTCCATGATGCCTGCCAGCAACGCGGGCATGCAAGCCGTGCCGAAGCATCTGAGCGGCCACGCATCGTCCCTGAACAACTGGGTGCGCAACGTATTTGGTTCCTTCTCCATCGCCGTATTCACCTCCCTGCTTTCTTCGCGGGCCGTGCATCATGCGCAGGACTTCGTCAAAGCCGGCGTGAAGGATCAAGCGCATATCCGCGTGATGTCCTTCACGATGAGCGTGAACGACGTGTATTTCATTGCCATGCTGATCGTGCTCGTCGCACTGCCGGTCTGCTTGTTCCTTCCACGGCTGAAGCCGCAAGAGGAGAAGCTCGAGAAGGCTGCTTAA
- the spoIIR gene encoding stage II sporulation protein R: MIRTYSRFPYRPVYGYVLLIAAILLMSWESQRADAAIAGGSIPAESIRLRILANSDSASDQAVKREVRDAVVAEMNKWVTGPQTIVEARSTIRSHMSDIEAIIAAKLQARGFQYGYHAELGIVPFPTKIYGTQVYPAGNYEALRITLGAGAGQNWWCVLFPPLCFVDAVSGEASTPAASAATAAAVKAGDKQTDSGAKTANVSKPSASVSKSAAAVQPAKAEQESTPKQPEVKFFLWELIKSIFSFFKHLF, encoded by the coding sequence ATGATTCGCACTTATTCCCGTTTTCCTTATCGTCCTGTTTATGGCTATGTGCTGCTGATTGCAGCGATCCTTCTTATGAGCTGGGAAAGCCAGCGCGCCGACGCGGCGATTGCCGGCGGAAGCATCCCTGCGGAATCCATCCGTCTGCGGATTCTGGCCAATTCCGACAGCGCGTCCGATCAAGCGGTCAAACGCGAGGTGCGCGACGCTGTCGTTGCCGAGATGAACAAGTGGGTAACAGGTCCCCAAACGATCGTGGAAGCCCGCAGCACGATCCGCTCGCATATGAGCGACATCGAAGCGATCATTGCCGCCAAGCTGCAAGCGCGCGGTTTTCAATACGGCTATCACGCGGAGCTCGGCATCGTGCCGTTTCCGACTAAAATATACGGAACTCAGGTTTACCCGGCAGGCAACTACGAAGCGCTTCGCATCACCTTAGGCGCCGGCGCCGGTCAGAATTGGTGGTGCGTCTTGTTCCCGCCGCTCTGCTTCGTGGACGCGGTAAGCGGTGAAGCGTCGACCCCTGCTGCCTCGGCAGCGACGGCAGCAGCAGTTAAGGCTGGCGACAAACAAACCGATTCCGGCGCCAAAACGGCAAATGTCTCCAAGCCTTCCGCTTCGGTTTCGAAGAGTGCAGCTGCAGTGCAGCCTGCCAAAGCCGAACAGGAGAGCACGCCTAAGCAGCCGGAAGTGAAGTTTTTCCTGTGGGAGCTTATCAAATCCATCTTCAGCTTCTTCAAGCATCTGTTCTAA
- the prmC gene encoding peptide chain release factor N(5)-glutamine methyltransferase, translated as MAEHKNIGIGAAGPPQPLTIGEACVRAASLLKARGIMEPRNNAELLLLHVLGLDRAALLRDWTEPFPPEQLAVWEALIARKAAGEPVQYLIGEQWFYGLPYTVTPAVLIPRPETELLVEAVLEAADRLWPEAAGTAADGNGVLPLGGAAGASSMRGAAAAGERTVPTVVDVGTGSGAIGVTLAALRPGWRVCASDLSPDALEVARANAARHDAAARMTFVQGDLLGPFAQPRPGAHDGGAGGVAGLRIDVLVSNPPYIPAGDIAGLQPEVRDHEPRLALDGGDDGLTPYRRMAEQLALLSAMPRIVGFELGIGQAEAVADLLRGIGAWREVRIITDYAGIDRHVLAVE; from the coding sequence ATGGCGGAGCATAAGAATATAGGGATCGGCGCTGCGGGACCGCCGCAGCCCTTGACGATCGGAGAAGCCTGCGTGCGCGCGGCTTCCCTGCTGAAGGCGCGCGGCATTATGGAGCCGCGCAATAATGCGGAGCTGCTGCTCCTGCATGTGCTGGGGCTGGACCGCGCGGCATTGCTGCGCGACTGGACGGAGCCGTTTCCGCCGGAGCAGCTGGCGGTGTGGGAGGCCCTGATCGCGCGCAAAGCGGCGGGCGAGCCGGTGCAGTATTTGATCGGCGAGCAGTGGTTCTACGGCTTGCCGTATACGGTGACGCCGGCGGTGCTTATTCCGCGGCCGGAAACGGAGCTGCTCGTTGAAGCGGTGCTGGAGGCGGCCGACCGGTTGTGGCCGGAGGCGGCAGGCACGGCAGCGGATGGAAACGGCGTACTACCGCTGGGTGGGGCAGCAGGGGCGAGCAGTATGCGCGGAGCGGCTGCGGCGGGAGAGCGTACCGTGCCGACGGTTGTCGATGTCGGCACGGGCAGCGGCGCCATCGGCGTGACGCTTGCGGCGCTGCGTCCAGGGTGGCGGGTTTGCGCGTCCGATTTGTCGCCGGACGCGCTTGAGGTTGCTCGCGCGAACGCGGCGCGCCATGATGCGGCGGCGCGCATGACGTTCGTGCAGGGCGACCTGCTCGGGCCGTTCGCGCAGCCGCGGCCCGGAGCGCACGATGGCGGGGCCGGGGGCGTTGCCGGCCTGCGCATCGACGTATTGGTCTCGAACCCGCCGTATATCCCGGCGGGCGATATTGCCGGCCTGCAGCCGGAGGTACGCGATCATGAGCCGCGTCTCGCGCTGGACGGCGGCGACGACGGCTTGACGCCGTACCGGCGCATGGCGGAGCAGCTCGCGCTGCTCTCCGCGATGCCGCGCATCGTCGGCTTCGAGCTGGGCATCGGCCAAGCGGAAGCCGTCGCGGACCTGCTCCGCGGCATCGGCGCATGGCGCGAAGTACGCATCATCACCGATTACGCCGGAATCGACCGTCACGTGCTGGCAGTGGAGTAG
- the prfA gene encoding peptide chain release factor 1: MLDRLQALADRYEKLSELLCDPDVASDPKRLRDFSKEQSDLQPVYEAYTEYKQVSEQLDDAKVMQNEKLDDEMREMVKMEIDELSTRKTELEEVIQVLLLPKDPNDDKNVIVEIRGAAGGDEAALFASDLYRMYMKFADTQGWRIELMEASESDLGGFKEVIFMVTGKGAYSKLKFESGAHRVQRIPVTESGGRIHTSTSTVAVMPEVEEVEIEILDKDIRVDTYCSSGAGGQSVNTTKSAVRVLHVPTGIMAQCQDGKSQNENKAKALQVLRARISDLRRQEEEAKYAGERKSKVGTGDRSERIRTYNYPQSRVTDHRIGLTLHKLDSVLNGDMGEIINALTLTAQTELMERENLA; encoded by the coding sequence GTGTTGGACCGTTTACAAGCACTCGCTGACCGGTATGAGAAGCTGAGCGAGCTGTTGTGCGATCCGGATGTGGCAAGTGATCCGAAGCGCCTGCGCGACTTCTCCAAGGAGCAGTCAGATTTGCAGCCCGTTTACGAAGCATATACGGAATACAAGCAAGTATCCGAGCAGCTTGACGATGCGAAAGTCATGCAGAACGAGAAGCTCGACGATGAAATGCGTGAAATGGTGAAGATGGAAATCGATGAACTGAGCACGCGCAAAACAGAACTGGAAGAAGTCATTCAAGTGCTTCTGCTGCCGAAGGACCCGAACGACGACAAGAACGTCATCGTGGAGATCCGCGGTGCGGCGGGCGGGGACGAAGCTGCCCTGTTTGCATCTGATTTGTACCGCATGTACATGAAATTTGCGGACACCCAAGGCTGGAGAATCGAGCTCATGGAAGCCAGCGAGAGCGATCTTGGCGGGTTTAAAGAGGTTATTTTCATGGTCACGGGTAAAGGTGCGTACAGCAAGCTGAAATTCGAGAGCGGCGCGCACCGCGTACAGCGTATCCCGGTGACAGAGTCCGGCGGCCGGATCCATACGTCTACGTCGACGGTAGCCGTTATGCCGGAGGTTGAAGAGGTCGAGATCGAAATCTTGGATAAAGATATTCGCGTCGACACGTATTGCTCCAGCGGCGCGGGCGGACAGTCTGTTAATACGACGAAGTCCGCGGTTCGCGTGCTTCATGTGCCGACGGGCATCATGGCGCAATGTCAGGACGGCAAGTCCCAGAACGAGAACAAGGCCAAGGCGCTTCAAGTGCTTCGCGCCCGTATCTCCGATCTGCGCCGTCAAGAAGAAGAAGCCAAATACGCCGGAGAACGCAAGAGCAAAGTCGGCACAGGCGACCGCAGCGAGCGGATCCGCACGTACAACTACCCGCAAAGCCGGGTGACGGATCACCGTATCGGCCTCACGCTGCATAAGCTGGATTCCGTGCTGAACGGCGACATGGGCGAGATCATTAATGCACTGACGCTGACGGCGCAGACGGAATTGATGGAGCGGGAAAACCTGGCGTAA
- the ychF gene encoding redox-regulated ATPase YchF, with protein sequence MALKAGIVGLPNVGKSTLFNAITQAGAESANYPFCTIDPNVGVVEVPDERLDKLTELVVPNKTVPTAFEFIDIAGIVKGASKGEGLGNKFLAHIREVDAIVHVVRCFQDDNITHVTGKVDPIGDINTINLELILADIDSVDRKIERSRKNLKGGDKKVVQEVETLERIKEALYNDQPARSLELSEEEKAIVRDLHLLTMKPVLYAANVSEGEAANSDGNSFVDLVREFAKAEGAEVVPISAKVESEIAELEGEDKEMFLAELGLTESGLNRLIRAAYKLLGLYTYFTAGVQEVRAWTIRQGMKAPQAAGVIHTDFERGFIRAEVVSYDDLMAAGSMNAAKERGQLRLEGKEYVVQDGDVMHFRFNV encoded by the coding sequence ATGGCTTTGAAAGCTGGAATCGTGGGTCTGCCGAACGTGGGCAAATCGACTTTATTTAATGCAATTACGCAAGCGGGCGCGGAGTCCGCGAATTATCCGTTTTGCACGATCGATCCGAACGTAGGCGTCGTCGAAGTGCCGGACGAGCGGCTGGATAAATTGACGGAGCTCGTTGTACCGAACAAAACGGTACCGACGGCATTCGAATTCATCGATATCGCCGGCATCGTGAAGGGCGCGAGCAAGGGCGAAGGCCTTGGCAACAAATTCCTCGCCCACATCCGGGAAGTTGACGCGATCGTGCACGTCGTTCGCTGCTTCCAAGACGACAACATCACGCACGTAACGGGCAAAGTCGATCCCATCGGCGACATCAACACAATCAACCTCGAGCTGATCCTCGCGGACATCGACTCCGTTGACCGCAAAATCGAGCGTTCCCGCAAAAACCTTAAGGGCGGCGACAAGAAGGTCGTGCAAGAGGTGGAAACGCTGGAACGGATCAAAGAAGCGCTCTATAATGATCAGCCTGCGCGCAGCCTGGAACTCTCCGAGGAAGAGAAGGCGATCGTCCGTGATCTTCACCTGCTGACGATGAAGCCTGTGCTGTATGCGGCCAACGTAAGCGAAGGCGAAGCTGCGAACTCCGACGGCAACAGCTTTGTTGATCTCGTTCGCGAATTCGCCAAAGCAGAAGGCGCCGAAGTGGTGCCGATCAGTGCCAAAGTGGAGTCCGAGATTGCCGAGCTGGAGGGCGAGGACAAAGAAATGTTCTTGGCTGAGCTGGGCCTGACGGAATCCGGCTTGAACCGCCTGATCCGCGCAGCTTACAAGCTGCTTGGTCTGTACACGTACTTTACGGCCGGCGTGCAGGAAGTGCGCGCATGGACGATTCGCCAAGGGATGAAGGCTCCGCAGGCAGCCGGCGTCATTCATACGGATTTTGAACGCGGCTTTATTCGCGCGGAAGTGGTTTCCTACGACGACCTGATGGCGGCGGGCTCCATGAATGCGGCCAAAGAGCGCGGACAGCTTCGCCTTGAAGGCAAAGAATATGTGGTGCAGGACGGCGACGTGATGCACTTCCGCTTCAACGTATAG
- a CDS encoding MerR family transcriptional regulator, translated as MEYTVQKLGRLAGISTRTLRFYDEIGLLKPARVNGSGYRIYGQAEVDRLQQILFYRELGFGLDSIGAILSDPSFDGAKALQRHRQQLLDKRNQLDALIANVDKTIASAEGRIRMSDKEKFEGFKQRMIDENEQKYGKEAREKYGDDTMNKSNAKLKNMTQEEHERLTLLTQEVTDTLAEAFKTGDPAGELAQKAADLHRQWLSFYWPQYSKEAHANLAQMYVDDPRFMAYYDAKQPGTAEFLRDAIQIYTGSGH; from the coding sequence ATGGAATATACGGTGCAGAAGCTGGGCAGGCTTGCGGGCATCAGCACGAGGACGCTGCGGTTCTACGATGAGATCGGCCTTCTTAAGCCGGCAAGAGTAAATGGATCGGGATACCGAATCTACGGTCAGGCCGAGGTCGACCGGCTCCAGCAGATTCTGTTTTACCGCGAGCTTGGCTTTGGTCTGGACAGCATTGGCGCCATCCTGTCTGACCCGTCCTTCGACGGCGCCAAGGCGCTGCAGCGGCACCGTCAGCAACTTCTCGACAAACGAAACCAACTGGATGCGCTGATTGCGAACGTGGACAAAACGATCGCGTCGGCTGAAGGGAGAATCCGAATGAGCGATAAAGAGAAGTTTGAGGGGTTCAAGCAGCGCATGATCGACGAGAACGAGCAGAAGTACGGCAAGGAAGCGCGGGAGAAGTACGGCGACGACACCATGAACAAGTCGAATGCCAAGCTGAAGAACATGACGCAGGAAGAACACGAACGTCTAACGTTGCTGACACAGGAGGTGACGGATACGCTTGCAGAGGCGTTCAAGACGGGGGATCCAGCGGGTGAACTGGCGCAGAAGGCGGCGGACCTGCACCGGCAGTGGCTCTCGTTCTACTGGCCGCAGTACAGCAAGGAAGCTCACGCAAATCTGGCGCAGATGTACGTGGACGATCCGAGGTTCATGGCGTATTACGATGCCAAGCAGCCGGGTACGGCCGAATTCCTAAGAGACGCCATTCAGATCTACACTGGCTCAGGGCATTAA
- a CDS encoding ABC transporter substrate-binding protein — translation MRKSRLKSSLSLTLAIPLLALTVTACGGNGGNNDPGSTTGNTGNKGNTANTGNAGDNGSDALKPVTLSFLSAWNGGGAGFPQDQENNPVAQKLREKTGVTLKLESITTSEVEKLNTIFASDTVPDIVNAPFWSTTGGEGQVIKKAALEGQLLDLTPYLDKYPNVKKLMTQGVAKDFAEFELNSPDMEGKHYVIPMQTPDGTPESIHNWNYGLYARGDILKALNVNAADIDTQDKVLDLLTKIKNGSFKDISGKPVIPSGTMHNGWDYSQFLSGWSDYNISDFRQEDGKLIHWTQSKDQEARLLYMRKLISNGLFDPEAFSNTDTTANEKLATGKLAVFGAQSMMGQLQNTLYKTNPEMQYELLGPMKNKSGNIVTQVEKPGRSGFPVLFLSAKIKDPDAALRLIDYANSDEGRLLAYWGIEGKDYTMVDGKPQWIPDMKKKFDENTDVKRDEGLNYLSGSFQGAFSSEVTWPIPDDQKTQWEKLEASFSKRLPIQIIDKVSATYLERDWPQYNDFRDKTASLNFDEEFRKACYAKSDDDALKILHGIQDKFKAAGVEAMAQYVSEKAAARDDIGW, via the coding sequence ATGCGTAAGAGCAGATTGAAAAGTTCTCTTAGTTTGACACTTGCTATCCCGCTGCTCGCACTGACGGTGACGGCATGCGGCGGAAACGGGGGGAACAACGACCCGGGCTCGACAACTGGTAACACTGGGAATAAAGGGAACACAGCGAACACCGGTAACGCGGGAGACAACGGCTCCGATGCGCTTAAGCCGGTTACGTTATCCTTCCTGAGCGCCTGGAACGGCGGCGGAGCGGGTTTCCCGCAGGATCAGGAGAACAATCCAGTGGCTCAGAAGCTTAGAGAGAAAACCGGCGTAACGTTAAAGCTGGAATCAATTACGACAAGCGAAGTCGAAAAACTGAACACCATCTTCGCTTCCGATACGGTTCCGGACATCGTGAACGCGCCTTTCTGGTCGACGACAGGCGGAGAAGGACAAGTCATCAAGAAAGCTGCACTGGAAGGTCAGCTGCTCGATTTGACCCCTTATCTCGATAAATATCCAAACGTGAAGAAACTGATGACGCAAGGTGTTGCAAAGGACTTCGCTGAATTCGAGTTGAATAGTCCCGATATGGAAGGCAAGCACTATGTCATTCCAATGCAGACGCCGGACGGCACGCCTGAAAGCATCCATAACTGGAACTATGGCCTCTATGCCCGCGGCGATATTCTGAAGGCCTTGAATGTAAATGCGGCTGACATCGACACGCAAGATAAAGTGCTTGATCTGCTGACGAAGATCAAGAACGGCAGTTTCAAGGATATTAGCGGTAAGCCGGTCATTCCTTCCGGCACGATGCACAACGGATGGGACTACAGCCAGTTCCTGTCCGGATGGTCGGATTACAACATTTCCGATTTCCGTCAAGAAGACGGGAAGCTCATCCACTGGACGCAATCCAAGGATCAGGAAGCTCGCCTGCTGTACATGAGAAAGTTGATCTCAAACGGCTTGTTCGATCCCGAGGCATTCAGCAATACCGATACAACGGCTAATGAGAAGCTCGCTACAGGCAAGCTGGCTGTATTCGGCGCTCAAAGCATGATGGGGCAATTGCAAAACACGCTTTATAAAACGAACCCGGAAATGCAGTACGAATTGCTTGGACCGATGAAGAACAAGAGCGGTAACATTGTGACCCAGGTAGAGAAGCCAGGTCGCTCCGGATTCCCGGTTCTCTTCTTGAGCGCGAAGATCAAAGACCCGGATGCGGCGCTGCGTTTAATCGATTATGCTAACAGCGACGAAGGCCGTTTGCTCGCATACTGGGGAATTGAAGGCAAGGATTACACTATGGTGGACGGAAAGCCGCAATGGATTCCGGACATGAAAAAGAAGTTTGACGAGAATACGGACGTAAAACGCGACGAAGGTCTCAACTATCTCTCTGGCAGCTTCCAGGGTGCGTTCTCTTCTGAAGTCACTTGGCCGATTCCGGATGACCAAAAGACGCAGTGGGAGAAATTGGAGGCAAGCTTCTCGAAGAGACTGCCAATTCAAATTATCGACAAGGTCAGCGCGACTTACCTGGAAAGAGATTGGCCGCAATACAATGATTTCCGGGATAAAACAGCAAGCTTGAACTTTGACGAGGAATTCCGCAAAGCTTGCTACGCGAAATCGGATGACGATGCGCTGAAGATTTTGCATGGCATTCAAGACAAGTTTAAAGCTGCAGGCGTAGAGGCAATGGCCCAATATGTATCTGAAAAAGCTGCAGCACGCGATGACATCGGCTGGTAA